GATGCGGGCAACGTCAGCGTGATTGGCAAAGACCGGAATGTCGATGGATTGACCGGCTCCCAGGCCCTTGATCAGCTCGTAGCCGCTGAACCGCAGCGCGTCGGGCGCGTCGATCGACTGCGCGGTCGCATGCGGCGGGTGGATGTGCACCACGGCCTCGGCGTGGGTGGCGCGGTAGATGGCGGTGTGGATGGTGGTCTCTGCCGACGGACGGCGCGTTCCCGAGACCGGCCGGGAATCGGCGACGCTCACCGTCACCATGTCGTCCGCGGTGAGCTCGCCCTTGGACAGCCCGCTGCCGGTGATCACCGCGGTGTCGCCGGTGCGCACCGAAACATTCCCCGCCGTGCCCGGCATCCAGCCGAGCGCATACAGACCGCGCGCGGTCTCCATAATCCGTTGCGCTACATCGATATTCGGTGAAGTAGGCACGTCCGGGCTCGGTGCGACCGCGCCGTTCTCGGTGACGATCGCGGTGACCAATTCCGGCGGGGTGACGTCGAAGGCGGGATTGAAGACGGCGACGCCCTCCGGGGCGGTCGCGACGCCACCGACATGGGTGATCTCGTCCGCGGCCCGCTCTTCCACCACGATCTCGCGTCCAGTCGGGGTGGCAAGGTCGCGCGTCGACTCCGGGGCGACCACGACGAACGGGATACCGTGCCGGCGAGCCGCCACCGCCAGGCCATAGGTGCCGATCTTGTTGGCGACCGAACCGTCGGCGGCGATGCGGTCGGCGCCGACGATCACGCAGTCCACCCGGCCGGTGGCCATCGCCCACGGCGCGGCCGAATCGATGGTCAGCCGGTGCGGGATGCCGGCCTCGGCCAACTCCCACGCCGTCAGCCGGGCGCCCTGTAGCAGCGGTCGGGTCTCGTCGACCATGACGTTCTCGATCCGCTCGCGGGCATGCAGCACCCGCAACGCGCCGATCGCGGTGCCGAACGCGGTCGTGGCCAGCCGCCCGGTGTTGCAGTGAGTCAGGATGCGCAGCGGCCGATCGGG
The nucleotide sequence above comes from Mycobacterium malmoense. Encoded proteins:
- a CDS encoding bifunctional S-methyl-5-thioribose-1-phosphate isomerase/methylthioribulose 1-phosphate dehydratase, whose protein sequence is MESSIGWDDDALVVIDQRALPHELRRLRITTVDEVIDAIKTLAIRGAPAIGVSGAFGVVLAALAHPGDAEKVELEAARIASARPTAVNLTWGVRRALAKLPEGPRGVLAEALQMLVEDARANRAAATHAADLIQRLCPDRPLRILTHCNTGRLATTAFGTAIGALRVLHARERIENVMVDETRPLLQGARLTAWELAEAGIPHRLTIDSAAPWAMATGRVDCVIVGADRIAADGSVANKIGTYGLAVAARRHGIPFVVVAPESTRDLATPTGREIVVEERAADEITHVGGVATAPEGVAVFNPAFDVTPPELVTAIVTENGAVAPSPDVPTSPNIDVAQRIMETARGLYALGWMPGTAGNVSVRTGDTAVITGSGLSKGELTADDMVTVSVADSRPVSGTRRPSAETTIHTAIYRATHAEAVVHIHPPHATAQSIDAPDALRFSGYELIKGLGAGQSIDIPVFANHADVARIGADIERHLTKHPDAAPVLFIAGHGVTAWGATLAQARDRAECLEAMCELATLTGRREIGAGGEEPR